One part of the Rutidosis leptorrhynchoides isolate AG116_Rl617_1_P2 chromosome 1, CSIRO_AGI_Rlap_v1, whole genome shotgun sequence genome encodes these proteins:
- the LOC139903515 gene encoding uncharacterized mitochondrial protein AtMg01250-like, whose amino-acid sequence MGFGNKWRSWIASCLKSASISVLVNGSPTREFKLGRNIRQGDPLSPFLFIIAAKGLNWLTKSVVANNLFHGVEIGKDKIPISHLQYADDTIFFGAWSLENIEKLMKLLKCFELSSSLKLNYNKSNLFGICVDKKR is encoded by the coding sequence ATGGGGTTTGGTAACAAATGGAGATCATGGATTGCCTCATGCCTTAAATCGGCATCCATCTCAGTCCTTGTAAATGGTTCACCTACTAGAGAATTCAAACTTGGTCGAAACATAAGGCAAGGTGATCCTCTATCACCTTTTCTCTTTATTATTGCGGCGAAAGGTCTCAATTGGCTAACGAAATCAGTGGTAGCCAATAATCTTTTTCATGGGGTGGAAATTGGTAAAGATAAGATCCCCATCTcacatctccaatatgcggatgataccatATTTTTTGGTGCTTGGAGTTTGGAAAACATCGAAAAACTGATGAAACTCCTGAAGTGTTTTGAGCTTAGTTCCAGTCTAAAATTAAATTATAACAAAAGCAATTTATTTGGAATATGTGTGGATAAAAAAAGGTGA